In a genomic window of Gammaproteobacteria bacterium:
- a CDS encoding SRPBCC family protein translates to MEPSPAGVRGTSKPAVRVVAALLGYVVLFAAAPASGGEIESVRVWRDGGRYLSSIRAGIDAPPAAVFAAMTDYGHLARLNPAVRKSRIVASWSEHHHRVYTETRLCVLWFCATLGQTQDMIGRPVDSLEATLVPHTGHFSEGHARWRFEAGSPGTTRLRFDSELVPAFWMPPGLDVWMLRHMMVREAERTIEGLETVYRSEVAAEPGTAAQPKNQ, encoded by the coding sequence GTGGAGCCGTCACCCGCAGGGGTGCGGGGCACCTCGAAACCAGCCGTGCGTGTCGTCGCGGCCCTTCTCGGATATGTCGTTCTCTTTGCCGCCGCCCCTGCATCGGGCGGAGAGATCGAATCGGTCCGCGTCTGGCGTGACGGCGGGCGTTACCTGTCCTCGATTCGGGCAGGCATTGACGCACCGCCCGCAGCGGTCTTCGCGGCAATGACCGACTACGGCCATCTCGCCCGGCTCAATCCGGCGGTGCGTAAGAGCCGGATCGTCGCGAGCTGGTCCGAACATCACCATCGCGTCTACACCGAGACCCGGCTCTGCGTGTTGTGGTTCTGCGCGACACTCGGACAGACCCAGGACATGATTGGGCGCCCCGTCGACTCGCTGGAAGCGACCCTGGTGCCGCACACCGGCCACTTCAGCGAGGGTCACGCGCGATGGCGGTTCGAAGCGGGGTCGCCGGGTACGACCCGCCTGCGTTTCGACTCAGAGCTCGTGCCGGCCTTCTGGATGCCACCCGGCCTGGACGTCTGGATGCTGAGGCACATGATGGTCAGAGAAGCGGAACGCACGATTGAGGGACTGGAGACCGTGTATCGCAGCGAAGTCGCAGCAGAACCCGGAACCGCGGCTCAGCCGAAGAACCAGTAA
- a CDS encoding metalloregulator ArsR/SmtB family transcription factor — MTELPPPDPTDAGAALTANALKAMAHPLRWRILCTLEDQEMSVGEIVEKTGTTQSNISQHLDQLKNKHILESRKEANRVYYRIRNEQLLMLIGNMRNVLCPANLQDPPPED, encoded by the coding sequence ATGACCGAGCTACCGCCGCCGGACCCGACCGACGCCGGCGCCGCTTTGACCGCAAATGCGCTCAAGGCGATGGCCCATCCCCTGAGGTGGAGAATTTTGTGCACACTCGAGGATCAGGAGATGTCCGTCGGGGAGATCGTCGAGAAGACGGGGACCACGCAGAGCAACATCTCTCAGCACCTGGACCAGTTGAAGAACAAGCACATCCTCGAGTCGCGGAAGGAGGCCAACCGGGTCTACTACCGCATCCGGAACGAACAGCTCCTGATGCTGATCGGTAACATGCGCAACGTGCTTTGTCCCGCGAACCTGCAGGACCCGCCTCCTGAGGATTAG
- a CDS encoding response regulator translates to MPTTDSTVKDGRYAEFKLLLVDDNANNLFALKSLIAKHVDAEVLEASSGKEAIEMALSTPGIDLVILDVQMPEMDGFQTATMLKVRKKTRDIPVIFLTAAFKTHEFQRKGYSVGAVDYLLKPIDDNLLINKISTYFRLIDKERRLNQILEEQVARRTEELNQARQYLENIITTMGEALLVLTPDGVIKSVNPAACRMLEYEVDELLGMAIGDVFEEDEDTQAGAFMGTWLEALVRSGVLTSIDARFIASDGCRVPIQLTRTAMKDPGGAITDIICIAKDMSGYVRENEELPAEAAKPR, encoded by the coding sequence ATGCCGACAACGGATAGCACCGTAAAAGACGGCCGGTATGCGGAATTCAAGCTGCTGCTGGTGGACGACAACGCGAATAACCTGTTCGCGCTCAAGTCGCTGATTGCCAAGCATGTCGATGCCGAGGTCCTCGAGGCGAGTTCCGGCAAGGAGGCGATCGAGATGGCGCTGTCGACACCGGGAATCGATCTGGTCATTCTGGACGTGCAGATGCCGGAGATGGATGGCTTCCAGACGGCGACGATGCTCAAGGTCCGCAAGAAGACCCGCGACATTCCCGTTATCTTTCTCACGGCCGCCTTCAAGACACACGAGTTCCAGCGCAAGGGTTATTCGGTCGGCGCGGTCGACTACCTGCTCAAACCGATCGACGACAATCTGCTCATCAACAAGATCAGTACCTATTTCAGGCTGATCGACAAGGAGCGGCGACTGAACCAGATCCTCGAGGAGCAGGTCGCCAGACGCACCGAGGAGCTCAACCAGGCCCGCCAGTATCTTGAGAACATCATCACCACCATGGGCGAGGCGCTGCTCGTCCTGACCCCCGACGGCGTCATCAAGTCCGTGAACCCGGCCGCCTGTCGCATGCTCGAGTACGAGGTCGATGAACTTCTTGGGATGGCCATCGGGGACGTCTTCGAGGAGGACGAGGACACCCAGGCTGGCGCCTTCATGGGGACATGGCTGGAGGCCCTGGTGCGAAGCGGCGTCCTGACCAGTATCGACGCGCGGTTCATCGCCAGTGACGGATGCAGGGTGCCGATCCAGCTCACCCGCACCGCCATGAAGGACCCCGGCGGCGCCATTACCGATATCATCTGCATCGCCAAGGACATGTCCGGGTACGTGCGAGAGAATGAGGAACTGCCCGCCGAGGCAGCCAAGCCGCGATGA
- a CDS encoding peroxiredoxin, whose product MEIGQQAPDFSLPDSDMTKVSLGDYRDRNNVVLFFYPRDDTSGCTIEALEFTDLQDEFDSLDTVVLGVSKDNCMSHATFRDKHGLSVRLLADVEGEVCDAYGVWRESKRGDKSAMGIIRSTFIIDREGKLREAMFNVPHKGHAQDVLDRIRGLD is encoded by the coding sequence ATGGAGATTGGCCAGCAGGCACCTGACTTCTCGTTACCCGACTCCGATATGACCAAGGTAAGCCTTGGCGATTACCGGGACAGAAACAATGTCGTACTCTTCTTCTATCCCAGGGACGACACCTCGGGCTGCACGATCGAGGCGCTGGAGTTCACCGATCTCCAGGACGAGTTCGATTCCCTGGATACCGTAGTGCTCGGGGTGAGCAAGGACAACTGCATGAGCCACGCGACCTTTCGGGACAAGCACGGGCTGTCGGTCCGCCTTCTGGCCGACGTCGAAGGCGAGGTCTGCGACGCCTATGGCGTATGGCGGGAGAGCAAGCGGGGCGACAAATCGGCCATGGGAATCATTCGCTCCACGTTCATCATCGACCGGGAAGGCAAGCTGCGAGAGGCGATGTTCAACGTGCCCCACAAGGGACATGCGCAGGACGTCCTGGACCGGATACGCGGACTGGACTGA